One genomic window of Methanosalsum zhilinae DSM 4017 includes the following:
- the larB gene encoding nickel pincer cofactor biosynthesis protein LarB produces MELKKILQKLQDGKLDIEGASSQIQSLGFTPVLEIAKADTHRLYRTGYPEAILAEGKTPEDVVEIVRVHLEHTGRVIVTRVSDIHYEKIHESFNSQYIEWSPKSRSTVINDGTPVKKTGGVVGVISAGTADIGVAEEACIVAREMGCDVVSAYDVGVAGIHRLYPEISKFRDREVNAVVVAAGREGTLPAVVSGLIDVPVIGVPVSTGYGAGGKGEAALLSMLQSCSIIGVVNIDAGFVAGALAARIANMVAESKKNS; encoded by the coding sequence ATGGAACTGAAAAAAATATTACAAAAATTACAGGACGGGAAACTGGATATAGAGGGTGCTTCATCACAGATTCAGTCTCTGGGTTTTACACCAGTTTTGGAAATTGCAAAGGCAGATACTCACAGGCTTTACAGGACAGGTTATCCCGAAGCCATCCTTGCAGAAGGAAAAACTCCGGAGGATGTTGTAGAGATTGTCAGGGTCCATCTGGAACACACCGGACGGGTGATTGTAACTCGGGTATCTGATATACATTATGAGAAAATCCATGAATCGTTTAATTCACAGTATATAGAATGGTCTCCAAAATCCAGATCCACTGTCATTAATGATGGTACTCCTGTAAAAAAAACAGGTGGAGTGGTCGGCGTTATCTCTGCTGGCACTGCTGATATTGGAGTGGCAGAGGAAGCCTGTATTGTTGCCCGGGAAATGGGTTGTGATGTTGTAAGTGCTTATGATGTAGGTGTTGCAGGTATCCATCGGCTCTATCCTGAAATCTCAAAGTTCAGGGACCGGGAGGTCAATGCGGTGGTAGTTGCAGCTGGCAGAGAAGGTACGCTTCCGGCTGTTGTTTCTGGTTTAATAGATGTTCCTGTAATTGGAGTTCCTGTATCGACAGGCTATGGTGCGGGTGGAAAAGGAGAAGCTGCTCTTTTATCAATGTTGCAGTCCTGTTCGATCATTGGTGTTGTTAATATAGATGCTGGTTTTGTTGCAGGTGCTCTTGCGGCACGGATTGCAAATATGGTTGCAGAGAGTAAAAAAAATAGTTGA
- a CDS encoding NAD(+)/NADH kinase, which produces MKVNKIGIVARCDNRDALWMAQNIIDHFGMKVDILVSPDTAKPLGLKNYKIVPIKNMRDLGAEFLISIGGDGTVLRSISKMEDPLPVLGINMGTLGFLVDVNPEDAIETIGKILEGFTYHERIRLEVTFNGQKLPSATNEAVLITARPAKILTFKIMVDECEMEELRADGVVFATPTGSTAYAMSAGGPIIDPRVDAAVIVPLAPFKLSARPWVVPADSILKIRLTIPEKKAAIVIDGQYTYSITENDVVTLTEAKNPARFVKSSVVSFYEKVQDKLT; this is translated from the coding sequence TTGAAAGTGAACAAAATAGGAATTGTTGCCAGATGTGATAACAGAGATGCTCTTTGGATGGCTCAAAATATAATTGATCATTTTGGCATGAAAGTGGATATTCTGGTATCCCCTGATACTGCTAAACCACTTGGACTAAAAAACTATAAAATAGTTCCGATAAAAAATATGAGAGACCTGGGCGCAGAGTTCTTGATCTCTATAGGAGGAGACGGAACTGTCCTTAGAAGTATTTCTAAGATGGAAGATCCGCTCCCGGTTCTTGGTATAAATATGGGTACTCTTGGATTTCTTGTTGATGTAAATCCTGAAGATGCCATTGAGACAATAGGTAAAATACTTGAAGGCTTCACGTATCATGAAAGAATACGTCTGGAAGTTACATTCAATGGTCAGAAACTTCCCTCCGCTACAAACGAAGCAGTATTGATCACGGCCAGACCTGCAAAGATATTAACTTTCAAGATCATGGTGGATGAATGTGAAATGGAAGAACTGCGGGCTGATGGTGTTGTTTTTGCTACACCCACAGGATCGACTGCATATGCCATGAGTGCTGGTGGTCCGATCATTGATCCCCGGGTGGATGCTGCGGTAATTGTTCCTCTTGCACCATTTAAATTATCTGCAAGGCCATGGGTCGTTCCTGCAGATTCGATTTTAAAAATAAGACTTACAATACCTGAGAAAAAAGCGGCTATTGTGATTGATGGGCAGTACACTTATAGCATAACAGAAAATGATGTGGTAACACTTACAGAAGCAAAGAATCCTGCACGATTTGTTAAGTCTTCGGTGGTCAGCTTCTATGAAAAAGTTCAAGATAAACTAACATAA
- a CDS encoding bifunctional fructose-bisphosphatase/inositol-phosphate phosphatase produces MNEKYDFLSLCNSASKAAAEAIKNLVGTAEGYKTVYTGADGTPTKLIDDVAEKAIFDVLESDGRSMRVLSEEYGEKIIGNNPDFAVVVDPLDGTYNAAFGIPIYSVSIAIGTPDISEIWFGYVKNIANNDLYFAEKGKGAYLNGTKISPSSTTRLNLSCISLYGYRLNVGRTVNLWKKVRRIRIFGSVALEICYVAAGRTDAFIDVRRTLRLVDVAAGKLILEEAGGTVTNGIGAQLKLVDNVAKKVDIVASNSHIHRDILRLTVRE; encoded by the coding sequence ATGAATGAAAAATATGATTTTTTGAGTCTCTGCAACAGCGCATCAAAAGCTGCTGCAGAGGCTATTAAAAATCTGGTCGGGACTGCAGAAGGCTACAAGACTGTTTATACTGGTGCTGATGGAACACCAACTAAACTGATAGATGATGTAGCTGAAAAAGCCATATTTGATGTGCTGGAATCTGATGGCAGGTCCATGAGAGTTCTAAGTGAAGAGTATGGAGAAAAAATAATAGGGAACAACCCCGATTTTGCAGTGGTTGTTGATCCACTGGACGGTACATATAATGCTGCCTTTGGGATTCCCATTTATAGTGTTTCAATTGCAATAGGTACTCCTGATATATCTGAAATATGGTTTGGATATGTAAAAAATATAGCAAACAATGATCTGTATTTTGCTGAAAAAGGGAAGGGTGCATATTTAAATGGAACTAAAATATCTCCTTCATCTACAACCAGACTTAATCTTTCATGCATCAGTCTTTATGGCTACCGCTTGAATGTAGGGCGGACAGTAAACTTATGGAAAAAAGTAAGGCGTATCAGAATATTTGGTAGTGTTGCTCTTGAAATATGCTATGTTGCAGCAGGCAGAACTGACGCATTTATAGATGTTCGAAGAACTTTGAGGCTGGTTGATGTGGCGGCTGGGAAACTGATACTTGAAGAAGCTGGGGGTACAGTTACAAATGGCATCGGCGCACAGTTAAAACTTGTAGACAATGTGGCAAAGAAGGTTGATATTGTAGCTTCAAATAGCCATATTCACAGAGATATCCTCAGATTAACGGTAAGGGAATAA